GTTTTGCAATTACTGCTGCCTTTGCTTTTGCTGCCGCTACTGCTTTTGCCTTCGCTGCTGCTAAAGCCTTTGCCTTATCATCATCAGAAGTTGTCTCTGGCTCTTCTGCTTGAGCCTGTTCACTTGCTTCTGCTGCTTTCTGTTTTGCGATTGCTGCCGCCTTTGCCTTCGCCGCTGCTACTGCTTTTGCTTTCGCTAGTGCAAGTGCTTTCGCTTTTTCATCTTCTGAAGCTGGTTCCTCTTGTTTATCATCATTTTCAACAGTAGGCTCCTCAACTACAGGAACTTCTTCTTTTTGGACTTCAGTATTTTTTGCAACTTCCTTTTCTGCCTTCAACTGTTCCATTTTACGTCGAGCCGCTTCTTTAGCCCTCTCAGCTGCTTCTTTCTTTAACTGTTCTTTTGACTTATCTTCACTCACTTATTCGTCACCTGCTTTCCAGTTTTAGCTTCGTAACGAATCTTTTCTTTCAATTTGTTAATACCATAAATTAATGCTGCTGGATTCGGAGGGCATCCAGGGATATACACATCTACTGGAACAATCTGGTCCACTCCTTTAACAACTGCATACGAGTTAACATATGGACCACCAGCAGTCGCACATGAGCCCATCGCAATTACCCATTTTGGTTCTGGCATTTGATCGTAAAGGCGTTTAACAATTGGCGCCATCTTTTTCGTTACAGTTCCTGAAACAATCATACAGTCAGATTGACGAGGAGAAGTACGGAAAAATGATCCAAATCGGTCTAAGTCATAATGAGATGAACCTACACCCATCATTTCGATTGCACAACAAGCTAACCCGAATGTTAATGGCCATAACGAGTTACTTCTTGCCCATGCCTTCACTTCTTCCAGAGTCGTAAAAAAAATATTCTTTTGGAGTTCTTCCATTTCAGCAACAGAAATTCCATCTAACTTCATAACCATTTCAACACCTTCTTCTTCCAAGCATAAATAAGTCCAAGCAGTAGCATAAGAATAAAAATAATCATCTCTACAAAAGCAAAAAGCCCTAATTGATCATATGCAACAGCCCACGGATATAAGAAAACAGTTTCAACATCAAAAATAACGAATAATAGCGCAAAAATGTAATATCCAGCGTGGAAACGAACCTTCGCATCATGAAATGGTTCAATACCACTTTCATAGGTCGTTGCTTTTGCTTCAGTTGGTACATTCGGTCTTAAAATTTTACCTATTACTGAGAGTGCGACAACTGGAAGCGCAATTCCTATAACTAGAAACACAACTACGATCACATAATTATTTAAATAAGCATTCACGAAACTTGTCCCTCCTCTAACTAAAGAGCTCTACATTATATACTTATTATAAATATAATGTATTTTTCATTAATTTTTACTATTCAGTTTTGTAATCGTATTCATTATAACAAATGTGACAAAAACGTGTCGATATTTATTGCCATTAATCAAAAAATTGAATAATATAGTTGGAAAATAAATTCTAATATTCTTACATTATCATATATCTATGTCGTTCTAATAAATTTCTAATATTTCAATTGTCATTACCAGTTATTAAAATTGTATATCAGTATAAGAGTTATCCACAAATCCACAGAAAGTTATTCACAATTCCCACAAATTAAAAAATAGTGATAATTGTCGAAAAAAAACCAGTTCAACACATGAACTGGCCTTATTTTAAGATGCAATCGTTTTTGAAGACTGCTTATTTTGATTTTTAGTTTTAGACTGTGCAAACTTTCTACTTTTTGTACTTCCCATAAAGAATGAAAGTACTAATGCAATACCAGACAGTGCAGTTGCAAAGATAAATGCATCATTGATTCCATTTATAGATGCTAATTTAGACGCCTGACTATAAAGCGTAGTAACTGCTAAAGCTCCACCTTGAGAAGGGGTTACTCCAGCTGCACCAGCTAACTGTGCGCCTGTTTGGTGAACCCAATCCATAATGAACGGATTCGTTGACGTTACTTCATTTGAGAAGTCTGCCATGTGATTAGTCGTTTGAGTCGTCATAATTGTAACAAGGACTGCTGTACCTACCGAACCTGCAACTTGTCTTAGTGTATTTTGAGTTGCAGTACCATGCGAAATCATCTTAAGTGGTAATTTATTTAACCCAGCAGTCATAATTGGCATCATAATAAATGACATACCGAATGAACGTAAAGTATAGAAAAACATAATTTTTAAATATGGTGTATCAATAGACAATTTAGTGAACTCATACGTTGTAAATGTCATAATAAGTAAACCAAAAATCGCTAAAGGACGGATACCATATTTATCGAACAATTTACCCGTAATTGGTCCGAGCGCACCCATTATTAAAGAACCAGGAAGTAATAATAATCCTGCTTTAATTGGTGTAAACCCACGAATGTTTTGTAAATAAAGAGGTAGTAAAATCATCCCACCGTATAAAGCAGTCGTAACGATTAAGTTAATTAATAATGTGTAAGTAAATGAAAAAGATTTAAATACTTTTAAATTTATTAATGGTTGTTTAGCAGTTAATTCTCTCCACACAAATAAACCTAAGCTGATACATGCAATTACTAAAGAAAGAACTACTTCAGTGCTACCCCAACCTTTATTACCAGCTTCACTGAATCCATATAATAAACTTCCGAATCCAAGTGACGAGCTTATTACTCCCCAAATATCCAAAGTTGGAAATGAACGTTTACGTGAAATATGAAACCAAGCATTAGACAAAATAATTGAAATGACACCTAACACAGCCATTCCATAAAATAAGAAATGCCATGAATAATCTTGTACTACATACCCAGTTATTGTTGGACCAATAGCTGGTGCCAGGATCATTGCAATCCCCATTAATCCCATTGCTGCCCCACGCTTTTCAGGCGGGAAGATCGTCATAAAGATATTCATACCAAGCGGCATTAAAATACCAGCCCCGACAGCTTGAACTACGCGACCTGCCATCATAACTGGGAAGTTTCCTGATAAAGCACAAATGATTGAACCGATTGTAAAGGCAATCATCGAAAAGATAAATAATTTTCGATAGGTAAATGTATCAACTAAGTAAGCACTGACCGGAATTAAAATACCATTCACTAGCATAAAACCAGTAGATAACCATTGTGCAGTTGAAGTAGTTACATTAAAATCTGCCATTAACTTCGGTAAAGCAACATTTATTAATGTCTGATTTAAAATAGACACGAACATCCCTAGTAATAGTACTGTCAAAACTTTTCCCATGCTAAAGCTCTGTTTTTCACTTGACTCTGATGGAATTGATTTCTTTTGAATTTCTTCAGTTGTTTCTATTTTATTTGGTTCTTCCGATTGGACCATTTCTTCTCTTTTATTTTTTTTTAGGTCATTTTCTTTATTTTTTAATACGATACGATTAATAACAAAGAAAACAATTAAGCAAAACCCTCCATATGCAATAATCATTCCTGTAGACATTGAAATTCCTCCTTACTTATGGATACGAACAGAAACATTCATTCCTGGAACAATTTCAAATGACTTATTATGATCTAAAGCAATTCTTACAGGTACA
This genomic interval from Gottfriedia acidiceleris contains the following:
- a CDS encoding NADH-quinone oxidoreductase subunit A: MNAYLNNYVIVVVFLVIGIALPVVALSVIGKILRPNVPTEAKATTYESGIEPFHDAKVRFHAGYYIFALLFVIFDVETVFLYPWAVAYDQLGLFAFVEMIIFILMLLLGLIYAWKKKVLKWL
- a CDS encoding DHA2 family efflux MFS transporter permease subunit, which codes for MSTGMIIAYGGFCLIVFFVINRIVLKNKENDLKKNKREEMVQSEEPNKIETTEEIQKKSIPSESSEKQSFSMGKVLTVLLLGMFVSILNQTLINVALPKLMADFNVTTSTAQWLSTGFMLVNGILIPVSAYLVDTFTYRKLFIFSMIAFTIGSIICALSGNFPVMMAGRVVQAVGAGILMPLGMNIFMTIFPPEKRGAAMGLMGIAMILAPAIGPTITGYVVQDYSWHFLFYGMAVLGVISIILSNAWFHISRKRSFPTLDIWGVISSSLGFGSLLYGFSEAGNKGWGSTEVVLSLVIACISLGLFVWRELTAKQPLINLKVFKSFSFTYTLLINLIVTTALYGGMILLPLYLQNIRGFTPIKAGLLLLPGSLIMGALGPITGKLFDKYGIRPLAIFGLLIMTFTTYEFTKLSIDTPYLKIMFFYTLRSFGMSFIMMPIMTAGLNKLPLKMISHGTATQNTLRQVAGSVGTAVLVTIMTTQTTNHMADFSNEVTSTNPFIMDWVHQTGAQLAGAAGVTPSQGGALAVTTLYSQASKLASINGINDAFIFATALSGIALVLSFFMGSTKSRKFAQSKTKNQNKQSSKTIAS
- a CDS encoding NuoB/complex I 20 kDa subunit family protein is translated as MVMKLDGISVAEMEELQKNIFFTTLEEVKAWARSNSLWPLTFGLACCAIEMMGVGSSHYDLDRFGSFFRTSPRQSDCMIVSGTVTKKMAPIVKRLYDQMPEPKWVIAMGSCATAGGPYVNSYAVVKGVDQIVPVDVYIPGCPPNPAALIYGINKLKEKIRYEAKTGKQVTNK